The genomic window GCGTCGCGAGCGGCCAGGGCAAGAACTACCAGCTCAAGCGGGCCAACTACGTCATCGACCGGTATCTCCTGCCGCATCTCCACGAGGAGGGCGTAGACGAGGAGGAGGTCCGGATCAACAAGGCGTTCTACCTCTGCCGGATGGCCGAGGCCTGTTTCGAACTCGCGCTCGATCGTCGCGAGTCCGACGACAAGGACCACTACGCAAACAAGCGTCTGAAGGTCAGCGGCGACCTGATGACCGACCTGTTCCGGACGGCGCTCAACAAGCTCGCACGCGACGTGAAGTACCAACTCGAGCGGGCCAACATGCGCAATCGGAATCTCTCGGTCTCGACGGTGGTGCGGTCTGACGTGCTGACCGAGCGCCTCGAGCACCCGCTCGCCACCGGGAACTGGGTGGGCGGCCGCTCCGGCGTCTCCCAGCTCGTCGACCGCACGGACCACATGGGCGTACTCTCCCACCTTCGACGGCTTCGATCGCCCCTCTCGCGATCCCAGCCGCACTTCGAAGCGCGAGACCTGCACGCCACGCAGTGGGGGCGCGTCTGCCCCTCCGAGACGCCGGAGGGACCGAACTGTGGCCTCGTGAAGAACTTCGCGCAGGCGATGGAGCTGTCACAGGACATCGAGGACGACCGGGAGCTGAAGCGAGAACTGGCCTCGATGGGGGTCGAGGGGATCCCCGGCATCGAGGGCGTCGATCGACGAGCGGAGGGCGACTGACGTGCGATTGGAGGGCAACTAACATGGCAAGTCAACAGCGCGAGGCGAAAGTCTACGTCAACGGGAGCCTGGTGGGGACGCATCCGGACCCAGACCGGCTCGCAGCACAGGTACGGGAGGCACGGCGTCGGGGCGAGGTCTCCGAGATGGTCAACGTCTCGGTCAAGGACCGGACGCAGGAGGTCATCATCAACGCGGACGCGGGCCGTGCCCGCCGCCCGCTGCTGGTCGTCGAGAACGGCGAGCCCCTGATCGACGAAGAGGAACTCCAGGCCGTCGAAGACGACGACATCGAGTTCGAGGACCTCGTCGAGGCCGGCTACGTCGAGTTCATCGACGCCGAGGAGGAAGAGGACATCTTCGTCGCCGTCGACGAGGAGGAACTCACCGAAGACCATACCCACCTCGAGATCGACCCGCAACTGATGTTCGGGATCGGGGCAGGGATGATTCCCTACCCCGAGCACAACGCCAGCCCGCGGATTACGATGGGTGCAGGGATGATCAAGCAATCCCTCGGACTGCCAGCGGCGAACTACCGGATCCGACCGGACACCCGCCAGCACCTCCTGCACTACCCGCAGCTCTCGATGGTCAAGACCCAGACCACCGAACAGATCGGGTACGACGATCGCCCGGCGGCCCAGAACTTCACGGTCGCCGTCATGTCCTACGAGGGGTTCAACATCGAGGACGCGCTCATCCTGAACCAGGGGTCGGTCGACCGCGCCCTCGCCCGCTCGCACTTCTTCCGTACCTACGAGGGCGAGGAACGGCGATACCCCGGCGGCCAGGAGGACCACTTCGAGATCCCCGACCAGGACGTTCGCGGCGCCCGCGGCGAGGAGGCCTACACGCACCTCGACGACGACGGCCTCGTGAACCCCGAGACCCAGGTCGGCGAGAACGACGTGCTCCTCGGGAAAACCTCGCCGCCGCGATTCCTCGAGGAGCCCGACGACATGGGCGGTCTCTCACCGCAGAAGCGGCGTGAGACCTCGGTGACGATGCGCTCCGGCGAGTCCGGGGTCGTCGACACGGTCACGCTGATGGAGGGCGAGGACGGCTCGAAGCTCTCGAAGGTCTCCGTGCGCGACGAGCGGATCCCCGAACTCGGGGACAAGTTCGCGTCGCGGCACGGCCAGAAGGGCGTCGTCGGCCACATCGCGCCCCAGGAGGACATGCCGTTCACCGAGGAGGGCGTCGTCCCCGACCTGATCGTCAACCCGCACGCGCTGCCCTCGCGGATGACGGTCGGGCACATCCTCGAGATGATCGGCGGGAAGGTCGGCGCGCTGGAGGGCCGGCGCGTCGACGGCACGCCGTTCCTCGGCGAGGACGAGGATGAACTCCGCGGCTCCCTGGAGGACCACGGCTTCAAGTCCTCCGGGAAGGAGGTCATGTACTCCGGCGTCACCGGGGAGAAGATCGACGCCGAGATCTTCGTCGGCTGTATTTTCTACCAGAAGCTCTACCACATGGTCTCCAACAAGATCCACGCCCGCTCGCGCGGGCCGGTGCAGGTCCTCACCCGCCAGCCCACCGAGGGGCGTGCGCGGGAAGGGGGTCTGCGGATCGGGGAGATGGAGCGCGACGTGTTCATCGGACACGGCGCGGCCATGACCCTGAAGGAGCGCCTGCTCGACGAGTCCGACCGCGAGTTCGTCCCGATCTGCGCCCAGTGTGGGATGGCCGCCGTCGAGAACGTCGAGCAACACCGCGTGTACTGTCCGAACTGCGACGAGGAGACCGACATTCACGACATCGAGATGAGCTACGCGTTCAAGCTCCTCCTCGACGAGATGAAGGCGCTCGGCATCGCGCCGCGCCTCGAACTGGAGGACGCAGTCTAACATGGTCCGAGAGACGACACCCAAGGCCATCGGCTCGCTCAGCTTCGGCCTGATGAACCCCGAGGAGTACCGGGAGATGAGCGCCACGAAGGTCATCACGGCCGACACCTACGACGACGACGGGTTCCCCATCGACATGGGGCTCATGGACCCGCGTCTCGGCGTGATCGACCCCGGACTGGAGTGCAAGACCTGCGGCAAGCGCTCCGGTTCCTGTAACGGCCACTTCGGCCACATCGAGCTCGCAGCGCCGGTCATCCACGTCGGCTTCACGAAGCTCATTCGGCGCCTCCTCCGCGGCACCTGCCGGGAGTGTTCCCGCCTGTGTCTCACAGAGGACGAGCAACAGGAGTTCCGCGACCAGATCGTTCGCGTCAAGGAACTCCAGAAGGACGTCGACGACGTCACGAAGGCCGCGATCCGGCAGGCTCGAAAGAAGGATCGCTGTCCGCACTGTGGCGAGATCCAGTACGACATCCAGCACGAGAAGCCGACCACGTACTACGAGGTCCAGGACGTGCTGGCCTCGGACTACTCCGAACGCATCGCGGTCGCGATGCAGCCCGAGAAGGACGACGACGGCGAGGTGGTCTCCGAGGGCGTGGCGCCGCCGGAACTCGCCGAGGAGACCGACATCCCGCTCGACCGGATCCAGTCGATCATGTCGGGCGAGCACCGCCCGCGCGAGGAGGACCGCAAGGCCCTCGAGAAGGCCCTCGACGCCGACCTCACCGAGGAGGACACGAACAAGCTGATGCCCTCGGACATTCGGGACTGGTTCGAAGCCATTCCGGACGAGGACATCGAGACCATCGGCATCTCCGCGGAGAAGTCCCGGCCGGAGTGGATGATTCTCACCGTCCTCCCGGTGCCGCCGGTCACCGCGCGACCGTCGATCACGCTGGACAATGGCCAGCGCTCCGAGGACGACCTCACCCACAAGCTGGTCGACATCATCCGGATCAACCAGCGGTTCATGGAGAACCGCGAGGCCGGTGCGCCCCAGCTGATCATCGAGGACCTCTGGGAGCTGCTCCAGTACCACGTCACGACGTTCATGGACAACGAGATCTCCGGAACGCCGCCGGCCCGACACCGTTCGGGCCGCCCACTGAAGACGCTCTCCCAGCGTCTCAAGGGCAAGGAGGGTCGCTTCCGTGGGTCCCTCTCCGGGAAGCGCGTCAACTTCTCGTCGCGTACCGTCATCTCGCCGGACCCGACCCTCTCGCTGAACGAGGTCGGGGTGCCGGATCGGGTCGCGACGGAGATGACCCAGACGATGAACGTCAACGAGCGGAACCTCCCGAAGGCCCGCCGCTACGTCTCCAACGGGCCCGAGGCACACCCCGGCGCGAACTACGTGCGCCGACCCGACGGCCGCCGCCTCAAGGTCACGGAGAAGAACTGCGAGGAGCTCGCCGAGAAGGTCGAGCCCGGCTGGGAGGTCAACCGCCACCTCGTCGACGGCGACATCGTGATCTTCAACCGGCAGCCGTCGCTGCACCGGATGTCGATCATGGCCCACGAGGTCGTGGTCATGCCGTACAAGACGTTCCGACTGAACACCGTCGTCTGCCCGCCGTACAACGCGGACTTCGACGGCGACGAGATGAACATGCACGCCCTTCAGAACGAGGAGGCGCGTGCGGAGGCCCGCGTCCTGATGCGCGTCCAGGAGCAGATCCTCTCCCCGCGCTTCGGTGAGAACATCATCGGCGCGATCCAGGACCACATCTCGGGGCTCTACCTCCTGACGAACCAGAACCCCGGCTTCAACGAGACGCAGGCGCTCGACCTCCTCCGACAGACGTCGATCGACGAGCTCCCCGAGGCAGACGGCGAGGACGAGGACGGCGAGCCGTACTGGTCGGGACACACGCTCTTCTCGGAGCTGCTCCCCGCTGGGCTGGACCTCGAGTTCACGTCCTCGGCCGGCGACACGGTCGTCGTCGAGGACGGCGAACTGCTCGAGGGAACGATCGACGAGGACGCCGCCGGCGCGTTCGGCGGCGAGGTCGTCGACACGATCGCCAAGGAGTACTCGAAGACGCGAGCCCGCCAGTTCGTCAACGAGGTCGCCGCGCTCGCGATGCGGACGATCATGCACTTCGGGTTCTCGATTGGGATCGACGACGAAACGATCTCGACCGAGGCCCAGGAACGCATCGACGAAACGATCACGGACGCATACGACCGAGTCGACGAGCTGATCGAGACCTACCGGGCGGGGGAGCTCGAATCGCTGCCAGGCCGGACGGTCGACGAGACGCTCGAGATGCGCATCATGCAGACGCTCGGCAAGGCACGCGACAACGCCGGTGACATCGCCGAGGAGAACTTCGACGACGAGAACCCGGCGGTCGTCATGGCCGAGTCCGGGGCTCGCGGATCGATGCTGAACCTCACCCAGATGGCCGGCTGCGTCGGCCAGCAGGCAGTTCGCGGCGAGCGCATCAACCGTGGGTACGAGGGACGCACCCTCAGCCACTACGACGCAGACGACCTCTCCGCCGACGCCCACGGCTTCGTGGAGCACTCCTACACCGACGGCCTCGAGCCACGGGAGTTCTTCTTCCACGCCATGGGTGGCCGAGAGGGGCTGGTCGACACCGCAGTCCGGACGTCGAAGTCCGGCTACCTGCAGCGGCGACTGATCAACGCGCTCTCCGAGCTCGAGACGCAGTACGACGGCACGGTGCGGGACACCTCCGACACCATCGTCCAGTTCGAGTTCGGCGAGGACGGCACCTCGCCCGTCGAGGTGTCCTCCTCCGAAGAGCACGACGTCGACGTCGAGGGCATCGCCGACGCGATCCTCGACGAAGAGTTCGGCGAGGGCGAGAAGCGCGAGTTCCTCGGGGAGGAGACTCCGGCGACGAATCTCTCCGAGCACGGCGAATCCTGGCGGGTGGAATCCGATGACTGAGATCACCAGCGCACACGAGGACATCGTGGAGGGATCGGAACTCCCGCTCCGTCTGAAGGAACGGGTGTACCAGGCGATCGAGGACCGGGACGTCGACTCCACCGAACAGGTCGAAGAGATCACGCAGGCCGTCGAAGCGGAGTACGTCGACTCCCGCGTCGATCCACTCGATCCCGTCGGCACCGTCTCGGCCCAGTCGATCGGCGAGCCGGGAACGCAGATGACGATGAACACGTTCCACTACGCGGGCGTCGCGGAGATCGACGTGACGCAGGGCCTCCCCCGGCTCATCGAGCTTGTGGACGCCCGGAAGGAGCCCGACACGCCGATGATGACAGTGTTCCTCGAGGAGGAGTACGCCACGAGCCGCGAGAAGGCCCACGAGGTCGTCTGGCAGATCGAGGCGACGAAGATCCTCGCGCTCGGTGACGTCTCCACGAACGTCGCGGACATGCAGGTCCTCGTCGACCTCAACGAGGAGACGCTCCTCGAGCGGTGGCCGACCGAGGACGACGCGACGGAGGTCGCCGCCGAGATCGCCGGAACGATCGAATCCTCTCTCGGCGTCGAGGCGATCCAGCAGGGGACATCGATCCAGTTCGGCCCCGAGGAGCCGTCTTACCGCGATCTCCTCCAGCTCGTGGAGGAGCTCCGCGAGATCACGTTCAAGGGAATCGAGGGGATCAACCGCGTCGTCGTCCGCAAGGAGGACACCGACACCGGCGAGGAGTTCGTGCTCTACACCGAGGGATCGGACTTCGGTACCGTCCTCGACATCGAGGGCGTGGACGCCTCCCGCTGCTCCACGAACGACATCCACGAGGTCTACCGTAACCTCGGCGTCGAGGCCGCCCGCGAGTCCATCATCAACGAGACGATGGAGACGCTCGAGGAGCAGGGGCTCGACGACGTGAACGTCCGGCACCTCATGCTCGTCTCCGACATCATGTGCAACAACGGCGAGATCGAGTCCATCGGCCGCCACGGCATCTCCGGCTCGAAGGACTCCGTCCTCGCCCGCGCGGCGTTCGAGGTCACGGTCAACCACCTGCTGTCCTCGGCGATCCACGGCGAGGTCGACGACCTCGACGGCGTCACGGAGAACGTAATCGTCGGCAAGCCGATCAAGCTCGGCACCGGCGACGTCGACCTCCGGATGGGATCGTTCGTCGCCGACGGCTCCGCGGACTGACGACGGCGGTTTACTTTCATCTTCATGCGCTCGACTATCGGCTCCGAATCCACCAGGAGGCCAGCGTAGCGAATGCCCACGCGAACGCTTACGGACGAGGCTCGCCGCACGCTCGCGTTGTTCGAAGACGTCACCGACGTCTCCGGCGTCGACTGCGTGATCGACGACGAGTTCGATCGCGCGATCATCCTCGTGCCGGCAACCGACATGGCCCAGGCGATCGGTCCCGGTGGCCAGAACGTTCGGGCGGTCGAGGAGGAGCTCGGCCGCGACGTCAAACTCGTCGAGGACGCGGACACGAAGACGGACTTCGTTGCGAACGCCCTGGCGCCGGCGGCAGTGCTCAACGTCACGATCAGCGAGAACGACGACATCGTCGCGTACGCAGAGGTCGCGGAGGCAGACGTCGGCGTCGCGATCGGGGAGGACGGCCGGAACATCGAGGCGGCGCGGACGATGGCACGACGGCACTTCGATCTCGCCGACGTGGAGTTGGCCTGATCTTCGCGGCTTCCGTGTCCCTGCACGCGTTCTGTCACGCCCTCACACACTCCCCAAACTGTTAGGATTGGCTCGTTCTCACGGTTCGCTATGACCAATCTCTTCCCTGAGCGCATCGAGACGGATCGGCTCGTCATGGAGCCGATGCACGAGGTCGACGTCCACCGGCTGTACGAGATCTGCGCCGAGGACGATGGCATCGAAGACGTCACTGAGTACATGCCGTGGGATCCACACGACACGCCCAAGGAGACCGCCGAGTTTCTGGAGCACCAGGCCGAGCAATGGGAGGAGTGTGACTCCGCCGGATACGTGATCCGGCCTGGGAAGGATGAGGACGGCGCTGGCGAGATCGCCGGATCGACTGCCCTCCACGTCGATTGGGACAAGCAACTCGGTACGATCGGACTCTGGCTCCGGAAGCCGTTCTGGGGCCGTGGGTACTCCGGCGAGCGCGCCGGTGGACTCCTCGCGGTTGCCTTCGACCACGTCGACCTCGAGATGGTCTCGGTCACGCACCAGGCGGGAAACGAGAAGTCTCGGCGTGCGATCGAGAAGTACGTCGACCGGTTCGGCGGACGGCACGAGGGATTGCTCCGGAACTTCGAGCCCGCGAACCTCGAGACGGGCGGTGCAGTCGACGCCCATCGGTACACGATCGCCGCGGAGGAGTTCGAGGCGAACCGCGGCGAGCCACCGACCGTGACGTTCGATCGCGAGACGTAGTCCGCCGACGGGCCCCGATCCCCGTGTCGAAGGTGGTAAGAGCCGTGCCTGAATAGGACGCTGCAATGAAAGAGGCCGCGGGCGACGCGGTGTCGGACGGTCCCGGCGAGGTCACGGTCGTCGGCACGGCCCACGTCTCTGAGGAGAGCGCCGAACGCGTTCGGGACGAGGTGGAGGAACACGACCCGGACGTCGTCGCGGTGGAACTCGACGAGGCGCGCTACCGCCAGATGATGCAGGACGAGGCGCCGGACGACCTCGAACCGGCGGACCTCCTCTCGGGCAACACCGTCTTCCAGTTCCTCGCGTACTGGATGCTCTCCTACGTGCAGAACCGGCTGGGCGATCGCTTCGACATCGAGCCCGGCGCGGACATGCGCGCCGGGATCGACGTCGCGGAGGAGCACGGCCTCGGCCTCGCACTCGTCGATCGAGACATCCAGGAGACCGTCCAGCGGTTCTGGGCGCGGCTGTCGATTCGCGAGAAGTTCGGCCTCGTCGGCGGGCTCGCGATCGGCGCCGCCGACGGGCCGATGATCGGCCTCTCGATGGGCGTCGCGTTCGGCGTCATATTCGGGCTTATCGGCGGCCTCGCGCTCGCGCCGGCGCTCGGACTCGGCGGTGCGTTCACGCTCGGCCTCGGGGGCACGCTCGCCGCTGGGATCGTCGGCGGCGTCGTCCTCGGCGGGCTGGTCGGTCTCGTCGTCGGTGTGGGTGTCGTCCCACCGTTCTCGCTCCCGGGGGTCGGCTATCTCGGGCCAATCGAGCGCTCGCTCGGTGGCCTGCTCGGCGGGGTCGCAATCGGTGGCGCCCTCGCGGGTACCGGTGCCTCGCTCCCGATCGTCGGCACGCCGGATTTCGTCCCGATCGGCGGAACCGTGCTCCGTGGACTCGTCGGCGCGCTCTCCGGCGGTGCGGTCAGTGGGATTCTCGGGATGGGACTCGGCGCCGTCTTCGGCCCGAGCGGCTCCGCCGAGGACCAGCTGGAGGAGTTCGACATCGAGTCGCTCACCGACGCCGACGTCGTGACGGCGATGATGGAGGAGTTCCGGCAGTTCTCTCCCGGTGGTGCCGAAGCGCTGATCGACGAACGCGACGCCTACATCGCCCACCAGCTCGTCGGCCTTCGCGGGCAGGGCTACGACGTCGTTGCGATCGTCGGTGCGGGTCACCGCGAGGGGATCGAGTCCTATCTCGCAGCGCCGGAGACGCTTCCGACGATGGAGTCGATCACTGGAACCGAGGATTCCGGGCGGTTCTCCTGGGGCAAGGCGTTTGGCTACCTCGTGCTCGTCGGGTTCGTCGCGTTCTTCGGGCTGCTGGCACTCGGCGGCGCGCAGAACGTCTTCCTGCTCAAGCTGTTCGGCGCCTGGTTCCTGTTCAACGGCACGTTCGCGTTCGTTTGCGCTCGCGTTGCAGGTGCTCGACTCGATTCCGCTGCCGTCGGGGGCGGCGTCGCCTGGTTGACGAGCATCAATCCGCTCCTCGCTCCCGGGTGGTTCGCAGGCTACGTCGAACTCCGCCACCGGCCGGTCAACGTCGCGGACATTGGACGACTCAACGAACTGCTCGACGACAACGAGCGCCCGCTGGGAGACGTGCTCGGCGACATGCTCGACGTCCCGCTGTTCCGGCTGATCGCCGTCGTCGCGATGACCAACGTCGGGAGCTTCCTCGCGTCCATTCTCTTCCCGTTCGTCGTCCTCCCCTTCTTCTTCGAGGGGGTGGGCGGCGTCGGTGAGGTTGGCGAACTCCTCCTGCAGGGCGTCGAGAACGGCCTCGACCTCCTGATCGACCTCGTACGATGAGTAGTAGATACGATCGCCGCCAGGACGCGACGATCCGGTTCTCACGTCGGGAGCTTCGAGACCTCGCGGCAGCCTGGCTCGCGCTCTCGATCGCATTCACGATCTTCATCGGCCGGCCCCCGGTACTCGCGGCGCATCCAACGTGGGCAGCCCGCCTGTTCGTCGTCTGCATCTTCTCCGTCGGCGTCGCGTTCATGCTCCACGAACTCGCGCACAAGGTGACCGCGATCAGGTTTGGACAGCTAGCGGAGTTCCGCGCCGACTACAGTATGCTCGGGGTTGCGATCGTCGGTGCGTTGGCGGGGTTCATCTTCGCCGCACCGGGTGCCGTCCACCACGTCGGTCGAATCACCGACCGCGAGAACGGTATCATCGCGCTCGCGGGGCCGGCTTCGAACGTCGCGCTGGTCGGCGCCTTCGCGCCGCTTCTGCTGTTCGACGGGATCGTCTACTCGGTCGGCGCGTTCGGCGTGTTCGTGAACGCGTTTCTTGGGGCGTTCAATCTCATCCCCTTCGGTCCGCTCGACGGCCGGACCGTCTACAGGTGGCATCCCGGCGTGTTCGCACTCGCCTTCGGGGGAAGCATCGCGCTCGTCGCCGGCGTGTTCCTCACGATCGGCTTCCCGATTTGATCGGCCGAGCGTGTTCCCGTCGCGGGGATGGCCGCCCTGGCCGGCAAGCCTACGACCCGTCGCGTCGAGAAACGCCCATGGCCACCTTGGACATCGATCCCAGGTTCGACGTCCACGAGTACCGTTCGTCGTTGAAGCTCCTTCGACAGGACGACGCGTCGATGACGCTCTCGAACCGCGAAGAACTGGCGTGTCCAGCCTGCGATCGACAGTTCGATCGGCTGTTCGTCAGCGAAGAGCCCGAGGTCACGTTCGCGAGTGCACCCTCCGGTCCGATCTGTATCGCCCGGACCGACGAACAGGTACTCGTACTCACGCACGAATCGCCCGCCTGACGGCGGTGATCCCGGTCGAACCGAGCAAAAGGCCTATAATTGATCCTCGGCTACGCTGGGATAGACATGGTAGTCACACCCCTGTTCGGGATTCCGATGGGTCCGGAGCTCGTGGTCATCCTGCTCATCGCGATCCTGCTGTTCGGCGCGAACAAGATTCCCAAACTCGCACGCTCGACCGGTCAGGCGATCGGTGAGTTCGAAAAAGGCAAGACGAAGGCGGAGCAGGAGCTCGAGGACATTCGCAACGGCGAAACGGACCTGACGGAGATCGACGCCGAGGGCGAGTCGACGACCGAGACGGAGTCCAGCGGGACGAGCACCGAGGAGAGCGGCTCGTCGGAATAACGCAGTCGACTTTCTTCGGGGCGCGTGGCCTAGTGGACAGGGCAAGGGGTTCCTAACTCCTGGATCGCGGGTTCGAATCCCGCCGCGCCCGTGAGCGCCATGGGCGCGAATTGGCACCAGGGATCGAAGTAGAACAGAAGCGCACAGCGTAGCGAGCATTTCTGGACGTGGTTCGAATCCCGCCGCGCCCGTGTGGCTTCGTTTCACGCAGCCAAACGGCCGCGTCGACCTTCGCAAAGTACTCCGTATTTTGCTCAGTCCCGCCGCGCCCGTGAGCGCCAGAAGCGCGAACTGGCCCGCTGGAATCGGGAGCGATAGGGAAATACAAGGTCCTGTTCAGGATGCACAAAATGCTCCGTACCGTTGCAGTGGTCGACTCACTCTGTGTTCCAGCGGTGAGACAGTAGCACCGGCACCCTTTCCGGGTGCTGCGTTCCAGAACGGATCGCCGTAGCCAAAGCAACGAAGTAACTCGGGTACGAGTGGCTGGTAGAGGCTGACACGCAGCCATTTTGGCCATCATAAAGGCGGTTCGGTCACAGAGTTCGTAATATAATATTATTATACATCAAACTACAATAAACTGGCCGCTCGTTCGCGAGACGAGCCGAAAATTCACCAACAGTGGCCGGGTTTGTACCGGCTTACCGCGATGGTCGTAGCTCGGTGTAGAATTATCAATTAATTACTATTAACAAAAGCTTTTTTGCTTGGCCAGCAGAACCCTGTGAGCAATGGCTATTGACGAGGCTGATAGTGCCGAATCCGGACAGATCGGGGAGTCCGACGATTCGGAATCCACGAGCGAGACAGGCGCTGGTGATGCTTCGCCGGATCCCGTCGCCGTCGGTCGGTACACGTGGGCTGATTTCCTGGACGATCACGGCCTCGAAGACCAGGTAAGCGACCTCTACCCCCGCGGCCGTCCACAGGCCGGCGCGGCGGCCGACGTGGGACTCTCCAGCGGCGACGACGTGCAGCGCCGAACGCCATCCGGTTCCGACTGGGATGACGTTTCCTTCGACCCGGCCGACTACCTCGGATTTCACCCCGACGACCTCGAGCAGCGCATCACCGAGGAGGCCGGTGCCAGTGCGAAGTGGCTCGACGCCGAGTTCGAGGAGTTCGCAGATCCCGATTCCACCCCGGTCGTCAAGGACGTCTGGATGTGGGAGCACTTCAAGCGGCTCTACTACTACGATACCGACGGCTCCCGCCCCCGTGATTCCGACGGCGAGGTCGAGCCGTTCGACTCGACGGACTATCTCTCATTCGACGCCGAGGAGACCGAGGGCGTGCTCGCCCAGGCTGGCTCTATCGCCCGCGAACTCGACGAGGTGGTCGAGCGACGGACGGTCGACGTCGAGGACGACGTCGACGAGGACGAGTTCTTCTCCGACGAACACGGCAATACGACCGTCACCAATCGGTACGACCTCGAGAAGGCCGTTCCGATGGAGAAGAAGACCCACTTCGTCGAGGAGGATCGGTACTGGGTCAACAAGCCCTACGCCTTCGTCATCCTCTTTCACTCCCGGAAGGAAAACGAGAAGAAGTACTACGCCGTCGAGCCCAACCTCAACGAGATCGAAGAGGACCTGCGCGAGTTCCTGATCGGAAAGCTTCGAACCGCGATCAAGTACGCCGATGAGGACGTCGCCGCTGGTGCCGACAGCACCGAGGCCGAACGCCGAGCCGTCATCGAACGCGAGACCAAGCGACTGCTCGATCGGTACGATCTCTTCGATGGCTCCGTCGAGACCGCAACCGGCTCTGGCTCGGACGGGGGCTCCGGGGGCTTCCTCGACGAGATCAAGGCGATGTTCGGCGA from Salinarchaeum sp. Harcht-Bsk1 includes these protein-coding regions:
- a CDS encoding TraB/GumN family protein, coding for MKEAAGDAVSDGPGEVTVVGTAHVSEESAERVRDEVEEHDPDVVAVELDEARYRQMMQDEAPDDLEPADLLSGNTVFQFLAYWMLSYVQNRLGDRFDIEPGADMRAGIDVAEEHGLGLALVDRDIQETVQRFWARLSIREKFGLVGGLAIGAADGPMIGLSMGVAFGVIFGLIGGLALAPALGLGGAFTLGLGGTLAAGIVGGVVLGGLVGLVVGVGVVPPFSLPGVGYLGPIERSLGGLLGGVAIGGALAGTGASLPIVGTPDFVPIGGTVLRGLVGALSGGAVSGILGMGLGAVFGPSGSAEDQLEEFDIESLTDADVVTAMMEEFRQFSPGGAEALIDERDAYIAHQLVGLRGQGYDVVAIVGAGHREGIESYLAAPETLPTMESITGTEDSGRFSWGKAFGYLVLVGFVAFFGLLALGGAQNVFLLKLFGAWFLFNGTFAFVCARVAGARLDSAAVGGGVAWLTSINPLLAPGWFAGYVELRHRPVNVADIGRLNELLDDNERPLGDVLGDMLDVPLFRLIAVVAMTNVGSFLASILFPFVVLPFFFEGVGGVGEVGELLLQGVENGLDLLIDLVR
- a CDS encoding metalloprotease, whose amino-acid sequence is MSSRYDRRQDATIRFSRRELRDLAAAWLALSIAFTIFIGRPPVLAAHPTWAARLFVVCIFSVGVAFMLHELAHKVTAIRFGQLAEFRADYSMLGVAIVGALAGFIFAAPGAVHHVGRITDRENGIIALAGPASNVALVGAFAPLLLFDGIVYSVGAFGVFVNAFLGAFNLIPFGPLDGRTVYRWHPGVFALAFGGSIALVAGVFLTIGFPI
- a CDS encoding twin-arginine translocase TatA/TatE family subunit, translated to MVVTPLFGIPMGPELVVILLIAILLFGANKIPKLARSTGQAIGEFEKGKTKAEQELEDIRNGETDLTEIDAEGESTTETESSGTSTEESGSSE